A part of Cuculus canorus isolate bCucCan1 chromosome 23, bCucCan1.pri, whole genome shotgun sequence genomic DNA contains:
- the BCL9L gene encoding B-cell CLL/lymphoma 9-like protein encodes MHPDNKLPSHGKAGSSGAPAQHHNVSQAPTCNLGSKGVGAGSHGSKTTQISPGNSGLKNSQNAVPNFSSLKGKVKRERSVSVDSGEQREASTPSQDAESKGEVAPRSKRRCVLERKQPYSGDEWCSGPDSEEDDKPISSAHNCNVADPAMSTASQLGPGSNPLPSLNESGASSVPHGAAPSLRSDATGGGGSGTGKQPSHFVYVFTTHLANTAAEAVLQGRADSILAYHQQNVPRAKLDQAPAPKVLGVAEPLPINPPAANTPQSQPPAPQASQPPPQPPPPQPPPQTISQTPLPAPSSLPQEGTSEDVRRDLTPNSLGNNSGSNQPGSNHSNTPTTSANAMQPGQVDSSATSSSSLLAEGPGPGMPGNGQAALGPRNPMSSEGLSKEQLEHRERSLQTLRDIERLLLRSGEAEPFMKSSQTVGEGGTAPPPQAPPAQPPAPPTSMKKYEEPLQSMISQTQSLGGPGLEHEVPHHPGADMGQQMNMMMQRLNQDSLTPEQVAWRKLQEEYYEEKRRKEEQISIHGRPMQEIMMPQSMGSMMMRGPPPPYHSKPGEQWPPGMGGQLRGPMDVQDPMQLRGGPPFPGPRFPGNQMQRVSGFGGMQNMPLDALGPMNAMQRPVRPGMGWSDEMPPMGGPGNFPQGTLPYPSGQGDPERFMNPRAREEILRHQLMEKRPVAMQRPMGMSGNSMSQGMDMERMIQAHRQMDPSMFAGQITGDSLSSAPMAMDFAGTRGMLSPPMGQSGLRDMEAPMGPGNLNMNMNVNMNMNMNLNVQMTPQQQMMMSQKMRGPDMMAHQGMSPEELARARAQNGNGSAMLGGPQKMMIPSQFPSQAQQGFPGGQGPYPNMPQEMGSGSDLFSPEQGTMPVGSISGTTRLSHIPLPPASNPTPAQGGNLANMHPAPSRGLGRRPSDLTINIGQMNSPSMGHLKSPTLSQVHSPLVTSPSANLKSPQTPSQMVSMPPSNQSGPLKSPQVMSSSLNVRSPTGSPSRLKSPSMAVPSPGWVPSPKATMPSPGVNQSKQTLSMNSSASMGGLDQGSLPSGPRSSSSAPASNTSSTMNPNMPFTSSPDPSPSQNPLSLMMSQMSKYAMPSSTPLYHNAIKTIATSDDELLPDRPMLPPGSMSGVTGNQPNQLHLNSVGPGSSQSPMGMNLPGQQPLSHEPPPTSMMSSPNPLGSNIPMHPSAPGPGVPPQNPMMLPPGPQDSLNQQCGPVPNSSQMIPSNQLVFPRMQQPHNAMPSPAGGMPMAPGGAGGPGMQQHYPPGMPLPPEDLPSQQPGQMPPQQHMMGKNIPPRIGEPYPPVLPGVASVLNDPELSEVIRPTPTGIPEFDLSRIIPSEKPSSTLQYFPKSDSQAPKSQPSNLHLMNLQNMMAEQPPARPGMNPAGQQGVQRGLSMPMCHPGQVPMLGRTGIPPQQGMMGNSMHQGMMSPQQSLMAQQNFMLMQAKQRSMSVSGEMYAQTGHMMSPQGSLMGPPPQQNLMVTHQMRQRSVSLDSQMSYIPGPGNMANLPF; translated from the exons ATGCACCCTGACAACAAACTGCCCAGCCATGGCAAGGCAGGCAGCAGCGGTGCCCCGGCCCAGCACCACAACGTGAGCCAAGCACCCACCTGCAACCTGGGCTCTAAGGGTGTGGGGGCAGGCAGCCATGGCAGCAAGACCACTCAGATCTCCCCTGGCAACTCTGGACTGAAAAACAGCCAGAACGCTGTCCCCAACTTCAGTTCCTTGAAGGGCAAGGTGAAACGGGAACGAAGCGTCTCTGTGGACTCCGGAGAACAGCGAGAAGCCAGCACCCCTTCACAGGACGCAGAATCAAAAG GTGAGGTGGCTCCCCGGAGCAAGCGGCGGTGCGTGCTGGAAAGGAAGCAGCCGTACAGTGGAGACGAATGGTGCTCTGGGCCAGACAGCGAGGAGGACGACAAGCCCATCAGCAGTGCACACA ATTGTAATGTAGCAGATCCTGCGATGTCCACGGCCTCGCAGCTTGGCCCAGGGTCCAACCCGCTGCCCAGCCTGAACGAGAGCGGTGCTTCCAGCGTGCCTCATGGTGCTGCCCCCAGCTTACGGTCGGACGCCACGGGAGGCGGAGGCAGTGGGACAGGAAAGCAGCCTTCACACTTCGTTTACGTCTTCACAACACACCTTGCTAACAC agctgcagaagctgtCCTGCAGGGCCGAGCCGACTCCATTCTGGCCTACCATCAGCAGAACGTCCCACGGGCAAAGCTAGACCAG gcCCCAGCTCCTAAAGTGCTGGGGGTTGCTGAGCCGCTTCCAATTAACCCTCCTGCTGCCAACACTCCACAGTCCCAGCCACCGGCACCTCAAGCGAGTCAGCCGCCACCACAGCCTCCCCCACCGCAGCCTCCGCCTCAGACCATCAGTCAGACACCATTGCCTGCACCCAGCAGCCTCCCCCAGGAAGGGACAAGCGAAGATGTCCGGAGAGATCTGACTCCCAACTCTTTGGGAAACAACAGTGGCAGCAACCAGCCTGGAAGTAATCACTCAAACACACCCACCACCTCTGCCAATGCCATGCAGCCTGGGCAAGTGGACTCCTCGGCCAcatccagctccagcctccTCGCGGAGGGCCCAGGTCCAGGGATGCCAGGGAACGGGCAAGCAGCCCTGGGCCCCAGGAACCCTATGAGCTCTGAAGGGCTCtcaaaggagcagctggagcaccGAGAGCGCTCTCTTCAGACCCTGCGGGACATTGAGCGGCTGCTGCTGCGCAGCGGGGAGGCTGAGCCCTTCATGAAGTCCAGTCAAACTGTAGGTGAGGGTGGGACTGCGCCTCCACCGCAGGCTCCCCCTGCGCAGCCCCCGGCGCCCCCCACCAGCATGAAGAAGTATGAAGAGCCTCTGCAATCCATGATCTCCCAGACGCAGAGCCTTGGTGGGCCTGGCCTGGAACACGAGGTGCCCCACCACCCGGGCGCTGACATGGGGCAGCAGATGAACATGATGATGCAGCGGCTGAACCAGGACAGCCTGACACCGGAGCAAGTGGCCTGGAGGAAGTTGCAGGAAGAGTATTACGAGGAAAAGCGACGGAAAGAGGAGCAGATCAGCATCCACGGCCGGCCCATGCAGGAGATCATGATGCCGCAGTCGATGGGGAGCATGATGATGCGTGGGCCGCCGCCACCCTACCACAGCAAGCCCGGCGAGCAGTGGCCACCAGGGATGGGTGGCCAGCTGCGGGGACCCATGGATGTGCAGGACCCCATGCAGCTGCGGGGAGGGCCACCCTTCCCAGGGCCGCGGTTCCCTGGGAATCAAATGCAGAGAGTCTCTGGCTTCGGAGGGATGCAGAACATGCCGTTGGATGCACTCGGGCCCATGAATGCCATGCAGAGGCCGGTCAGGCCCGGCATGGGATGGAGTGATGAAATGCCTCCTATGGGAGGCCCCGGGAACTTTCCGCAAGGCACCCTGCCCTACCCATCAGGGCAAGGGGATCCAGAAAGGTTCATGAATCCCCGTGCCAGGGAGGAGATCCTGCGGCATCAGCTGATGGAGAAGCGCCCAGTGGCAATGCAGAGGCCCATGGGGATGTCCGGCAACTCCATGAGCCAGGGCATGGACATGGAGAGAATGATACAGGCTCACAGGCAGATGGATCCATCCATGTTTGCTGGGCAGATAACAGGGGACAGCCTGAGCAGTGCCCCGATGGCAATGGATTTCGCAGGCACGCGGGGGATGCTGAGCCCCCCTATGGGTCAGTCGGGCCTTCGGGACATGGAGGCACCCATGGGCCCTGGCAACCTCAACATGAACATGAACGTCAACATGAACATGAACATGAACCTCAATGTCCAGATGACCCCCCAGCAGCAGATGATGATGTCGCAGAAGATGAGGGGCCCCGATATGATGGCCCACCAAGGCATGAGCCCCGAGGAGCTGGCCAGGGCAAGGGCTCAGAACGGCAATGGCAGTGCAATGCTGGGGGGACCTCAGAAGATGATgattccctcccagttccccagcCAAGCACAGCAAGGCTTCCCAGGGGGACAAGGGCCTTACCCCAACATGCCCCAGGAGATGGGCAGCGGCTCAGACCTCTTCAGCCCTGAGCAGGGCACCATGCCCGTTGGGAGCATCAGTGGCACCACCAGGCTTAGCCACATCCCTCTGCCTCCGGCCTCCAATCCCACTCCTGCGCAAGGGGGCAACCTGGCCAACATGCACCCGGCACCTTCCCGAGGGCTGGGCCGCCGGCCTTCTGACCTGACCATCAACATCGGCCAGATGAACTCTCCCAGCATGGGCCACCTCAAGTCACCCACCCTCAGCCAGGTGCACTCGCCGCTAGTCACCTCCCCCTCTGCCAACCTCAAGTCCCCACAGACACCCTCACAGATGGTCAGCATGCCGCCCTCAAACCAGTCCGGACCCCTCAAGTCCCCCCAAGTGATGAGCTCCTCGCTTAACGTCCGCTCTCCAACTGGCTCACCAAGCCGCCTCAAGTCCCCGTCTATGGCTGTTCCTTCCCCTGGCTGGGTGCCGTCTCCCAAAGCCACCATGCCCAGCCCCGGAGTCAACCAGAGCAAGCAGACACTCAGCATGAACTCATCTGCTTCCATGGGAGGCCTGGATCAGG GTTCTCTCCCTTCTGGGCCCCGGAGCAGCTCTTCCGCACCAGCCAGTAACACCTCCAGCACCATGAATCCCAACATGCCTTTTACTTCCTCTCCAGATCCATCTCCCTCCCAGAACCCCCTCTCACTGATGATGTCCCAGATGTCCAAGTATGCCATGCCTAGCTCCACACCGCTTTACCACAATGCCATCAAAACCATCGCCACCTCCGATGATGAGCTGCTGCCGGACAGGCCTATGCTCCCACCTGGAAGTATGTCAG GCGTGACGGGGAATCAACCGAATCAACTGCACTTGAACTCTGTGGGGCCCGGATCCTCTCAGAGCCCCATGGGAATGAATTTGCCTGGTCAGCAGCCTCTCTCTCACGAACCGCCCCCCACCTCCATGATGTCTTCCCCAAATCCCTTGGGCTCCAACATTCCTATGCACCCGAGTGCACCGGGGCCGGGCGTGCCCCCTCAGAACCCCATGATGctgcccccaggaccccagGACTCCCTGAACCAGCAGTGCGGCCCTGTGCCCAACAGTTCCCAGATGATTCCTTCCAACCAGCTTGTGTTCCCCCGCATGCAGCAGCCCCACAATGCCATGCCATCTCCCGCCGGAGGCATGCCCATGGCTCCTGGTGGGGCGGGTGGCCCTGGGATGCAGCAACATTACCCGCCAGGGATGCCCTTGCCGCCTGAGGACCTTCCCTCCCAGCAACCTGGCCAGATGCCACCTCAGCAGCACATGATGGGCAAGAACATCCCTCCTCGGATCGGCGAGCCCTACCCGCCCGTGCTTCCAGGCGTGGCGTCGGTGCTGAACGACCCCGAGCTCAGCGAGGTCATCCGCCCCACGCCCACCGGCATCCCGGAGTTCGACCTGTCCAGGATCATCCCATCGGAGAAGCCAAGCAGCACCTTGCAGTATTTCCCTAAGAGCGACAGCCAAGCGCCCAAATCGCAGCCTTCCAACCTCCACCTCATGAACCTACAGAACATGATGGCCGAGCAGCCACCTGCGCGGCCGGGAATGAACCCCGCCGGGCAGCAGGGCGTGCAGCGCGGACTCAGCATGCCCATGTGCCATCCTGGACAAGTGCCCATGCTGGGCAGGACAGGCATTCCGCC